The Marinobacter subterrani genome has a segment encoding these proteins:
- a CDS encoding substrate-binding domain-containing protein, protein MARHTRKITQLTGLFIASLLALPVPAYELEIHGSNTIGAALAPMLVTGYLKEKTTGAVSAKGTGQENEQILAARVNNRLTDVLVAAHGSSTGFKALAAGQADIWASSRPVKPSEVEQFRARADLTTLESEHVIAIDGLAVLVHPSNPVSQMSIGTLGKIFSGQIRNWSELGGPDRPINLYARDDRSGTWDTFKSLVLGKQYTLDGNARRYESNDQLSDDVSLDPAGIGFSGLASVRNSKVLAISEGNAPALKPNQLTVASEDYPLSRRLFMYTPGDRMPPLAAGLIDFALGQKGQALVAESGFISQNPIAVKPEFDNSTPESFRRLTGNYQRLTVNFRFSEGRTRLDNKALRDLQRVQHYLEQHGRTADDLLLIGFADTQSHELRAQMISELRALSVRMALDKTGVRDVAYTGYGQYMPVGGAGSPRNGRVEVWIQTPRH, encoded by the coding sequence ATGGCCCGACACACACGGAAGATTACCCAACTAACCGGACTTTTCATCGCCAGCCTTCTGGCGCTCCCGGTGCCCGCCTATGAACTGGAGATTCACGGTTCCAACACCATTGGCGCAGCGCTCGCCCCCATGCTGGTTACGGGCTACCTCAAGGAAAAGACCACAGGCGCCGTTTCCGCGAAAGGCACCGGGCAGGAAAATGAACAGATCCTGGCAGCCCGGGTGAACAACCGGCTGACAGACGTTCTGGTTGCAGCGCACGGATCCAGTACCGGTTTCAAGGCCCTGGCCGCCGGCCAGGCGGATATCTGGGCCTCCTCCCGCCCGGTCAAACCGTCAGAGGTGGAGCAGTTCCGCGCCCGGGCCGACCTGACAACCCTGGAAAGCGAGCATGTCATTGCCATTGATGGCCTCGCAGTTCTGGTTCATCCGTCAAACCCGGTCAGCCAGATGAGTATCGGGACCCTGGGCAAGATCTTCTCGGGCCAGATCCGGAACTGGTCTGAGCTGGGCGGGCCGGATCGCCCGATTAATCTATACGCACGAGACGACCGTTCCGGCACCTGGGACACCTTCAAATCCCTGGTTCTGGGCAAGCAATACACCCTGGACGGGAATGCCAGGCGCTACGAATCCAACGACCAGCTGTCTGATGACGTCAGCCTGGATCCCGCGGGCATCGGTTTCTCCGGCCTTGCGTCGGTGCGCAACAGTAAAGTGCTGGCCATTTCCGAAGGTAATGCTCCCGCTCTCAAGCCCAATCAACTGACCGTCGCGAGCGAGGATTACCCGCTCTCCCGACGCCTGTTCATGTACACCCCCGGAGACCGGATGCCACCGCTGGCTGCGGGGCTGATCGACTTCGCCCTTGGCCAGAAAGGCCAGGCCCTGGTGGCAGAATCCGGGTTCATTTCCCAGAACCCCATTGCGGTAAAGCCGGAATTTGACAACTCGACGCCCGAGAGTTTTCGCCGCCTGACCGGCAATTACCAGCGGCTGACGGTCAACTTCCGGTTTTCCGAGGGCCGGACCAGGCTCGACAACAAGGCCCTCAGGGATCTGCAGCGGGTACAGCATTATCTGGAACAGCACGGCCGGACGGCCGACGACCTGCTGCTGATCGGGTTTGCCGACACCCAGAGCCATGAACTCCGGGCCCAGATGATCTCGGAACTGCGGGCACTGTCCGTTCGCATGGCCCTGGACAAAACCGGTGTCCGGGATGTGGCCTACACGGGCTACGGGCAGTACATGCCGGTCGGCGGTGCCGGCAGTCCGCGCAATGGCCGGGTGGAGGTCTGGATCCAGACCCCCAGGCACTGA
- the slmA gene encoding nucleoid occlusion factor SlmA, with protein sequence MTDQKPSRREAILHALVELLETDPGARITTAGLARSVGVTEAALYRHFPSKRKMFEALIEFAEDAVFSRCQVILQEQEDVRVRLQQLVHLVLVFAERNPGLCCVLTGDALMGENDNLRKRASQFFERLETQVRQTLKEGEIRQGLRPRTSAARGADYVLVFVEGRIQRFIRSSFSRLPSTDFDESWGLVAEGVWG encoded by the coding sequence ATGACTGACCAGAAACCCAGTCGCCGCGAGGCGATTCTCCATGCCCTTGTGGAGCTCCTGGAGACCGATCCGGGCGCCCGCATCACCACCGCCGGCCTCGCCCGGTCCGTGGGCGTTACTGAAGCGGCCCTTTACCGCCACTTTCCCAGTAAACGGAAAATGTTCGAGGCGCTTATCGAGTTCGCCGAAGACGCGGTGTTCTCCCGCTGCCAGGTGATCCTGCAGGAGCAGGAGGACGTGCGTGTTCGCCTTCAGCAACTGGTACACCTGGTGCTGGTGTTCGCCGAACGCAACCCGGGCCTGTGCTGCGTGCTGACCGGCGATGCCCTGATGGGCGAAAACGACAACCTGCGAAAGCGGGCCTCCCAGTTCTTCGAACGTCTGGAAACCCAGGTACGCCAGACCCTGAAAGAAGGCGAAATCCGCCAGGGTCTGCGGCCCAGAACCAGTGCCGCCCGGGGCGCCGATTATGTCCTGGTCTTCGTTGAAGGCCGGATCCAGCGGTTCATCCGGTCGTCGTTTTCGCGGTTGCCCTCAACCGACTTTGACGAGAGTTGGGGATTGGTTGCCGAGGGTGTTTGGGGCTGA
- a CDS encoding thiazole synthase produces MTETSELQLPEDKPLEIAGRVYQSRLLVGTGKYRDMMETGHAIESSGAEIVTVAVRRTNLGQNPDEPNLLDVISPERYTILPNTAGCYTAKDAVRTCKLARELLDGHDLVKLEVLGEEKTLYPNMTETLVAAEALIRDGFKVMVYCSDDPLLAKRLEEMGCIAIMPLGAPIGSGLGIQNRYNIRLIVENANVPVLVDAGVGTASDATIAMELGCDGVLMNTAIAQAKDPIKMANAMRLAIEAGREAYLAGRMPKKLYASASSPIDGTFF; encoded by the coding sequence ATGACAGAGACATCCGAACTTCAGCTCCCGGAAGACAAACCCCTCGAAATCGCCGGGCGTGTGTACCAGTCCCGGTTGCTGGTCGGCACCGGCAAGTATCGCGACATGATGGAAACGGGCCATGCCATTGAGTCCAGCGGCGCGGAGATTGTTACTGTTGCAGTACGTCGGACCAATCTGGGCCAGAACCCGGATGAGCCGAACCTGCTGGACGTGATTTCCCCGGAGCGCTATACCATTCTTCCGAACACCGCTGGCTGCTACACCGCCAAGGATGCGGTACGCACCTGCAAACTGGCGCGGGAACTGCTGGATGGCCACGATCTGGTCAAGCTGGAAGTGCTGGGTGAGGAGAAGACGCTATACCCGAATATGACCGAAACCCTGGTGGCCGCAGAAGCGCTGATCAGGGACGGCTTCAAGGTGATGGTTTACTGCTCTGACGACCCTTTGCTCGCTAAACGCCTTGAAGAAATGGGTTGCATCGCGATCATGCCGTTAGGCGCACCCATCGGCTCAGGCCTGGGGATCCAGAACCGCTATAATATCCGCCTGATCGTCGAGAATGCCAACGTGCCGGTTCTGGTCGACGCCGGGGTGGGCACTGCGTCAGACGCGACGATTGCTATGGAGTTGGGCTGCGATGGTGTCCTGATGAACACGGCCATTGCCCAGGCCAAAGACCCCATAAAAATGGCCAACGCCATGCGCCTGGCTATCGAGGCGGGCCGGGAAGCCTACCTGGCGGGCCGTATGCCCAAGAAACTTTATGCGAGCGCATCCTCGCCGATTGATGGCACCTTTTTCTGA
- a CDS encoding pyridoxal phosphate-dependent aminotransferase has protein sequence MDIQNDHRFAINLNVRGIQPSATLRINELSNQLKSEGKDIIKLGLGQSPFPVPDRVVEALRQHAHEKDYLPVKGLKGLREAIAGYINRSERMRCTWEDVLIGPGSKELLFMLQLAYYGDLLIPRPSWVSYAPQARIIGRSVHWLPTHAENNWQLTAEELDIVCRDDASRPRILILNYPSNPTGCTYTDDQLLAIANVARKYRLILLSDEIYGEVHFEGRHKSIARYYPEGTIISTGLSKWAGAGGWRLGTFIFPRELRPLQDAMAIIASETYTATSAPIQHAAITAFNGGDDIEEYLKQSRRVLKVVGEYMHRRLTEMGAVVQKPEGAFYLFPDFSSFRDQLARKDIKTSQALCQTLLENTGVAILPASDFGFVPDHLAARLAFVDFDGAESLQLAGGDYADQELGDDFVQQACPRLVKAMDKMAQWLSSL, from the coding sequence ATGGACATCCAGAACGACCACCGTTTCGCGATCAACCTCAACGTTAGGGGCATCCAGCCCTCGGCCACCCTCCGTATCAACGAGCTCAGCAACCAGCTCAAATCCGAAGGCAAGGACATTATCAAGCTCGGGCTGGGGCAATCGCCCTTCCCGGTTCCCGATCGCGTGGTGGAAGCGCTCAGGCAGCACGCCCATGAAAAGGATTACCTACCGGTCAAGGGCCTGAAGGGTCTCCGGGAGGCCATCGCCGGTTACATCAACCGCAGCGAGCGGATGCGCTGCACCTGGGAGGATGTGCTTATCGGCCCGGGCTCGAAGGAGCTGCTGTTCATGCTGCAGCTGGCCTATTACGGCGATCTGCTGATTCCCCGCCCAAGCTGGGTATCCTATGCGCCCCAGGCACGGATTATCGGCCGTTCCGTGCACTGGTTGCCGACCCACGCCGAGAACAACTGGCAGCTCACCGCCGAGGAGCTGGACATTGTCTGCCGCGACGACGCGTCGCGGCCCCGGATCCTGATCCTGAACTACCCCTCCAACCCGACCGGCTGCACCTACACCGATGACCAGTTGCTGGCCATCGCCAACGTGGCCCGCAAATACAGACTGATCCTGCTGTCCGACGAGATCTACGGTGAGGTGCACTTTGAGGGCAGGCACAAGTCCATTGCCCGGTACTACCCGGAAGGTACGATTATCAGCACCGGCCTGAGCAAGTGGGCCGGAGCCGGCGGCTGGCGCCTGGGTACGTTTATCTTTCCAAGGGAACTGCGCCCGCTGCAGGACGCCATGGCCATCATCGCCAGCGAAACCTACACCGCCACCAGCGCCCCCATTCAGCATGCCGCCATTACCGCCTTCAACGGCGGCGACGACATCGAGGAATACCTGAAACAGTCCCGCCGGGTTCTGAAGGTGGTGGGCGAATACATGCATCGCCGCCTGACCGAGATGGGCGCGGTGGTGCAGAAACCCGAAGGCGCATTCTACCTGTTCCCCGATTTCTCCAGCTTCCGTGACCAACTGGCCAGGAAAGACATCAAGACCAGCCAGGCCCTCTGCCAGACCCTGCTGGAGAACACCGGCGTGGCCATATTGCCGGCCAGCGACTTCGGTTTCGTACCGGATCATCTGGCAGCCCGGCTGGCCTTTGTGGATTTCGATGGCGCCGAATCCCTGCAGCTTGCCGGTGGCGACTATGCGGATCAGGAGCTGGGCGATGACTTCGTGCAACAGGCCTGCCCCCGACTGGTGAAAGCCATGGACAAGATGGCGCAGTGGCTCAGCAGCCTCTGA
- a CDS encoding inositol monophosphatase family protein, with protein MSDSVSLLEITDFAENLAHEAGKLIRRERDGNALRTDYKHQTELVTHADVMADEFITGAIRKRFPGHRILSEETMPDLRQAEELDTPLWIVDPIDGTVNYAYGHPQVAVSIAYAEKGRVQAGVVHAPFVGETFRATRSEGATLNNHPIRHSGATVPRDALFATGFPYTKDALEPLIKRLDAMIHQCRDLRRIGSAALDICWVACGRLDIYYENVSPWDFAAARLIALEAGATAGHFSEVPDGYPADLWGRDILISAPAVWEPVRSILRSASGYE; from the coding sequence ATGTCTGATTCTGTCTCTCTACTCGAGATTACCGACTTTGCCGAAAACCTGGCTCATGAAGCCGGCAAACTGATCCGCCGCGAGCGCGACGGCAATGCCCTGCGCACCGACTACAAGCACCAGACCGAGCTGGTCACCCACGCCGACGTCATGGCCGATGAGTTCATCACCGGTGCCATCCGCAAGCGCTTTCCCGGCCATCGTATCCTGTCCGAGGAAACCATGCCGGACCTCCGCCAGGCCGAAGAGCTCGACACGCCCCTGTGGATTGTCGACCCGATCGACGGCACGGTGAACTACGCCTATGGCCACCCGCAGGTGGCTGTGTCGATTGCCTATGCGGAAAAAGGTCGGGTTCAGGCCGGTGTGGTGCACGCGCCCTTCGTCGGGGAAACCTTCCGGGCCACTCGCTCCGAGGGCGCTACCCTGAACAATCATCCGATCCGCCACAGCGGCGCTACCGTGCCTCGTGATGCCCTGTTCGCGACCGGCTTCCCCTACACCAAGGACGCCCTGGAACCTCTGATCAAACGCCTGGATGCCATGATTCACCAGTGCCGCGACCTGCGCCGGATTGGCTCAGCAGCCCTGGATATCTGTTGGGTCGCTTGCGGCCGCCTGGACATCTACTACGAGAACGTCAGCCCCTGGGACTTCGCCGCCGCCCGCCTGATCGCCCTGGAGGCGGGCGCCACTGCGGGGCATTTCAGCGAAGTACCGGACGGCTACCCCGCAGACCTCTGGGGCCGCGATATCCTGATCTCGGCGCCGGCGGTCTGGGAACCGGTTCGTTCCATTCTCCGGTCGGCTTCGGGGTATGAGTGA